One stretch of Juglans microcarpa x Juglans regia isolate MS1-56 chromosome 3D, Jm3101_v1.0, whole genome shotgun sequence DNA includes these proteins:
- the LOC121256319 gene encoding stemmadenine O-acetyltransferase-like gives MKDLVIQVISEESIKPSSPTPPHLRHYQLSFLDQIAPPVFMPLVLFFSNLEAHNSLTNLHKLQLKKSLSETLTRFYPLAGRVKDNLCLDCNDEGVHYVEAKANCQLVEFLEDPVPAELNKFLPLELDDVKDLAAVVQVTSFNCGGMAIGLGMSHKVADALSFFTFLNSWAAINSVRGENCEIMVSRPRFDSATLFPPKDLTGFEPRTGIVKDNILTKRFVFDASAIAAVRAKYTENREYPRRPTRVEALSAFIWTRFMATTQSKSDQERKLYTVLHAVNLRTRMDPPLPENYFGNISRVAISVPSVDTDHHGECHGIVNQVRESIRKVNVDFVKELQENEGHLNFIKERAARITKGEVVSFSFTSLCRFPIYEADFGLGKPVWVGSARLTFKNLVAFLDTKSGNGIEAWINLKEEDMAKFECDEELLALVSPASRPN, from the coding sequence ATGAAGGATTTAGTTATCCAAGTTATCTCCGAGGAGAGCATCAAGCCCTCTTCTCCAACTCCACCCCACCTCCGCCATTACCAGCTCTCCTTTCTCGATCAAATAGCACCCCCAGTTTTTATGCCTTTGGTTCTCTTCTTCTCTAATTTAGAAGCCCATAACAGTCTGACCAACTTGCACAAACTGCAGCTTAAGAAATCCTTGTCCGAGACCTTAACCCGATTCTACCCACTAGCAGGACGGGTTAAGGACAATCTCTGTCTTGATTGCAACGACGAGGGTGTCCACTATGTTGAAGCCAAAGCCAACTGCCAACTTGTTGAATTTCTGGAAGACCCAGTTCCTGCTGAGCTCAACAAGTTTCTACCTCTAGAACTCGACGATGTCAAGGATTTAGCTGCAGTCGTTCAAGTCACCTCGTTCAACTGCGGTGGGATGGCTATCGGTCTTGGCATGTCCCACAAGGTTGCGGACGCCTTGTCATTCTTCACGTTTCTCAACAGTTGGGCTGCCATTAATAGTGTTCGCGGTGAGAACTGTGAAATAATGGTGAGCCGGCCTCGATTCGACTCCGCCACTCTTTTCCCGCCAAAAGATCTGACGGGCTTTGAACCGAGGACGGGGATCGTGAAGGACAATATTCTGACGAAGAGGTTTGTGTTTGATGCGTCCGCAATAGCGGCAGTTAGAGCCAAATACACTGAAAACAGGGAATATCCAAGACGCCCAACGCGCGTCGAGGCCTTGTCAGCTTTCATATGGACCCGTTTCATGGCTACAACTCAATCGAAATCAGATCAAGAGCGTAAGCTCTACACCGTCCTCCATGCTGTTAACCTACGCACCAGGATGGACCCACCTCTTCCGGAGAACTACTTCGGGAACATAAGTCGGGTGGCGATCTCTGTACCGTCTGTGGATACCGATCATCATGGTGAGTGTCATGGCATCGTTAACCAAGTTAGGGAGTCTATAAGGAAAGTGAACGTGGATTTCGTGAAGGAACTTCAAGAGAATGAGGGGCACTTGAACTTCATCAAAGAGCGAGCCGCAAGAATAACGAAAGGAGAGGTGGTATCATTCAGCTTCACCAGCTTGTGCAGGTTTCCTATATATGAAGCTGACTTTGGGTTGGGGAAGCCGGTGTGGGTTGGCTCTGCAAGGTTGACATTCAAGAATCTGGTCGCGTTTCTTGACACCAAGTCAGGGAATGGAATAGAGGCATGGATTAACCTGAAGGAGGAGGACATGGCTAAATTTGAATGCGATGAGGAGCTCCTAGCGCTTGTTTCCCCGGCCTCACGGCCGAACTAA